The window CAAACTACAATAGAAAAAACATTCTCCGAGTATACTTCAGCTTATTTGCAAAGCAAGCCCGATGCTACTGCAACCGACGTAAGCCAACATTTCAGCAAATTTGTAAAATCCGATCTCGTAAGCTCTGAAAACTATCCAATAGTCGGAAAAAAGATCGATGCTTTTTTGTTGGATTACATAGCTGTAAACGAAAAACGGTTTGATGATCTTCAAACGATAGTGAAAGGCAAGCTATCGGGCCACCAAAACGGAAGTATTTCTTTTGATGAAAAACTCAGTAAAATTAAAGGAGATTTAAAAACAGAGAACAAGCTGGCTTTTGCAAAACTGGAGAAAAATCACTGGCAGAAATTAGTGGAATACCAAAAATCATTTGACAATTTGCAAAGCAACGTTATTAACAATTATAAAAACGTTTATAAGGATATCAACGAGATGAAAGCTGAGGTTGTCAAAAATACAAACGAGATAACTCAGAATAAAAATGATATTAAACGGCTTTCAGTAAAGCTGGCGTCTGTTGTAAATGATGTTGAGGAAAGCAAAAAGGCTACAATCGACTTAAATGTTAAGACTGAAAAAAACAGAAGGTTGATTGACGAAAACGTTTATAAAACCAATGTAATTGCGGGAGTACTGTACAATAACGTTGATGTAAAGGGTAAGTTACAGTTATTAGAAACTGGAGCAGTGAAGGTTGCAGACCTTGAAAAAGAAAAACACCGCCTGAAACGGATTGACAAAATTGAATCTGCGGAACGATATTTTGCGATAGGAAACCAAACGGTGGAATTAGCTAATAATATAGGTTTAAGTGACGCTGATGCAGACCATATGGGCAAAATTATCAAGGCGCTTTCTGCAACTGCAAAAATTGCAAAGGCATATGAAACCGGCGATGTTTTGGCAGGAATAGAGGGTATAAACATGGGCTTCGAGGTTTTTGGAAAAAAGAAAGCACAACCCAATCCTGAGTTTAAGGCACTTATGGAGCAATTTGCTGCCGTAAATATAAAATTGAATGTTATTGATAAAAAAATAGATACATTGTCTATTAAGCTTTCCAGGATGATGGATATGCAAATTGCCCTTCATGAAGAAACCACCGATCAATTAACACAGATACAGAGGCAGTTAGATAAAATAGAAAAAAAAGCCGATTACCAAATCCACCTGTTAACGGCTAATAATATAAATGGGATAAATCAAGACTTTCCGATCGAAATAAAAAGAAAAACCGACACCTGCAGATCGTTAAGTGGGCTACGTAATAATTGGCTAGGAATTGACAGGCTATTTACCGTTTTAAATGCCATTTATAATAATACAATTGATACAAATATTGCCAGCAAACCTTTTTTACATTATAACACAACCGATAAGGGCTCGCATATACAGCTTGACTTATATAACCCTCAACTGGAAATTTTAAAAACACTCAGGAATAGCAATAGCGACAATGCAAGCCTGTTTTATTCTTCACTTACGCTATTGGCGGCAAAATGCGGAAGTTCAAATGATATTTATAATGAATTTATGTCATCGAAATTCGCGAAAAAAGAAAGACCTGCTCTGACAAAAATTGATTTGGACGATTTGTTACAGCCAAAAGAAATTACACGGCTTACAGAACTGCTTTTGGCATTGGAGCCCTATTTATATTTTGGCGAGGCCGGGAGCAATTTTAAAACATTGCCCTACCAGGAGTTTTCGAAAATAATTAATGCAAAAAATGAAAGTGCGCAACTGCGGTTCAAAAACATGCTTTTCTTTTGTAATACAGCGCTGATTCAGCAAAATATATTAAATGGTGGCCCCAACATGGAGTTGTTTTATCAGTATTTGGTAAGAGGGATGCCTGTTGATGAAGATACTCAAAAGAATATTGTAAAAGTTTTAAACGAAAAAAACAATTATTACTTCCAGTCCAATTTATCAACTTATATTCTTCACAACGCATTTGGTGGTAACCAAACACTTTTTAATTTATTTAATAATGTTTATAGTAATAGTGCCAACAACGAAAGCCTCAGAAAACTAAACGACTTTTTACATATTCCCAATGGATTACTTTTTGTTGGTGATCAAAAAAGGCTTTTTTTAAAACTGTCAATTCCTGGCAAATCGGAAATCAATCTTCCGGTTCAAACTCCGCTTACAATTTTTAACAACGATATGGTTTACCCTTCGGATGTGTATGATTTGCTTGATACAAAAGTTAAATTAACCAATAGGCTTATCGAATATGATTTTATTAAGAAAACAAAAAATGTAAAAGGCTTAAGCGACGCCATCTATTCAAATATTTATAAAAACTAATACCAAAATCACTCCAAATGAAAATTCTTAAAAACCCTCTACTTTATTTAGGAATATTGCTCATAGTAACAATTGTTGCCTTTACTAATAAAGAAACACAGGCCACGCAACCGTGGGGCGTTGGCGACGTTGTATATTCAATACTGGACAGCGACCTCTTTGCTAAAACGCATACAGGTAAATGGGTGCTTCTTGATGGCAAGCCATTAGATAAAAATACCCAATTATATAAGCTGTTGGATACACATAATGTGATTAATGTTCTCCAGGTTGTTGATGGATATACTATTTTGCCAGATGCAAGGGGTGTTTTTATTCGTGGTATAAACAACAAACGACCTTCGTTAACAGGAGATCCGGACGGTGAGCGAATTGTGGGCAGATATCAGAATGATATTGTTGGGCCGCATAGTCACGGATGGACAGGGGAGGCTGGTTATATGGGCGGTTATGGCTACCCTGATAACGCTGAACGACGCTGGACAGAAGAGGGTTTAAAAAAAGATCCTAAGTTTGAAAAAGACAGGTACGTGGCTTCAGCGCAGAAAGACTATAGTATATCTGGTGTTGGCGGCGAAACCCGCCCTAAAAACATAGCTTTATATACTTATATTAAAGTAAGCGAATAATCAAATTAGGCCACGCCTATTCAATATGATGAAAAGATATTTGTTAACAATTACAGTTTTATTATTATTTATTTCTGCCAATGCGCAAAAGTACCGAACCGGCTTCAGCATAAACGATAGTTTGTGTAATGTGATCAATGCTGTCCAGGCGTCTGCCGTAGGTAACTATTACGTACATAGCCCGGCTGTTAGCTACGTAGCTAACGTAACTGTTCCCCCACAAAGCTTTACCTATACTTTTAACGACCAAAAGTTTCACAAGGTATTTGAATTAGAGAATGTCCTTACCTATGCTTATGAAAGTATAGACCTGGCCAATACCATTGATATTACCTTTGTACATGATGCACACAGTTCCATAGGGATTGCCATGATAAAATTAACCCAGCCAACCATATTAACACAGGTAAGAGAGCAGGCATCCTTGATGGTTAAAACTACTTCTGTACCATTTTTTTACCCATTAAATGATATAAGAAAAAGAGACGCCTTGTTTGGGGCATTGATGGCTTTGGTTCAACGGGCGAACTGGTTTGCAAAAACTGGTACAACAGATTATGATGAAACCCTGGAACCAAACTGGAAAAAAGCAAAAGCCGAAGATACCATGCAGGGGTACGCAACCTTTTTGAGCAATAACCCAAATTCTCTTTTTAGGGGATATGCCGCCGAGCGAATACACGATCTTGATAAGACAATTAAAATTTTGGACCTTGATTTGGGGGAATTTAACATAAACATGACGAGAACCCAGTTTGAAGAGATTATTTTGAAAAAAATAAGAAGCTATCAAACTGATGATAAGTTATTGAAATCTTTCATTCAAAATTTCTCGTTTAAATATAAAGATGGTGCCTATGGCTTCAGACAGACCCAACGCGAAACCTGGTTATATCGAAATAATGATGCTACATCCTTTGGCAACGAAATTTTAGATGTAGTTCGATATACCAGAAAAGGGGATAAATATATGCAATTGATTATGGACTTTGATGACCAGATTACCAGGGTGCCAAACTCAGATCTGATAAATTATATCCACATCCCCGTTCGTATTAAACTATTCAGAGTCAAATTTGATGCCAACGATAAGGTAAAATCGCTTGATTTTAGTTGCATTCTGGACCCTTATCAAAACTATTTCCAAACGGTAAAGCTTTTTGAAGCAGGATTTGGTGATCCTACTAATATAATAAACAAACATCCTACAAGTTACCCTTTTATGAGTGATTGGTATCATGCTGACTTTAAAGGCATTAGTAAATATTCCTTAAGTATCGATATGCAAGATATCACAGATGCCCAAACGGGTAATCTAACAGGCCCGATGGTGTTGATTATGACTATAACGGCAGATCGCCCTTAGGCAGGCTAATTTAAAAACGTTAAATTAAAAGAATGAAAGCATATCTTACAATAGCAGTACTTTTTTTTGCTTCTGCCGCTTTTGCACAAAGCCACACCTATAAAGCCGGCTGCCGTTATTATGTTGCGCCGGCCTCTGCAACCGCCTCGAAAGATGTTCATGCCGGGCGCCTTGCCGAAGATATGTGCCCGGCTTGTTTAAAGGATGCAAAGGCCGAGGAAGTAGCCAGGATTAAAGAAAACGACAGGGTGCAAAGAATAGTGATGGCTAAAAAAGAAGCGGCACGCAAAGCAGAAAACGACGCTGCTGATAAAGCAAACACCGAGCGAATTAATAAAATTTATAATGGCTCAACAAAAGTTGAATATGCGATACCTAAAGAAGACCTTGCAGGTGGTAAGAAAGTGGTAATGGCCGCAGGTCCGCAAATAAAAATGATTGCGGGTATCGATAATGTATTTTACAATGAACAAAATCAAAGTGAGGTGGTGTTAGAAAAAGACCCGGCCTGGAGAGGCATCAGCTCCTCATCTGCAACAAACTCTCTTCCAATAGGTTATGGCATGGCTATGTACAAAGATGGCGCCCGCGGAAAGTACACCAATAGACCTAACGATTTCAAATCGAGCGTTGGTAGAGCTTTTAATTACGAAACTTATACCTGGGACATTATTAATATTAAAAACCAAAGGGTGTTTAACAGAGAGGATATTGTTGAAGTAGAGCATATTGCAGGAAATTGGTTTTTAGCTGGGACAGACTTTAGATTAGCATTTTCAAATAGTAGTTCAGATACTAAATTTTTATATAATATAAAATCAAAACAAAAAATCGAGTTTTCGCAACTTGCCTATTATGAGGGTTCAGAATACGATACTGCGTCTGGAAAGAATGGTGGGCCCGGTTTTTACACAAATGAGGCTGTTATTGTTGTAAAAGATAATCCATCCTACCCTGTTCCAATTGGTATGTTTAACATCAGAGAAGCTTATAACAATATTTTTTCCTTACCGGATTTGTCAACCTGGGTTGCATGTGTTGTAAACTACGGTAAATTCATTAGCAGATCGTCATTTAACAAAGTAGAGTTTTATTTTATTTTAAAAAATGGAACAGTGGTTAAAAAAAATAACTGATGGGTTTTATCTGTTGATTTATTTATGTAGTCGTTGCAAACTGGTAAAAGTTCTCTCTGATAGGTTGCAATCCTGCTGAGCGCTGAAATATGCAAGACGAAATTGCCCATCTCCTCTTCTTAATACAAACCGGCCAAAAATCCAAGGCCGAAGTAGTGGCCGTGCTTAACGACATTAGGGAGGATATAAAAAACGATCCCTCCAAAGGAAAGGAGTTGGGGCCATATATCCGCTTAATTAACGATGCTATCAAACCGGAACCCTCATCAACAGGTATTAACTGGGTACTTGTTGATGGGGGCTTTTTAGCCATAGGCCATAAACCGGGCGGAAAAATTTCTCTTGATGGCTTAAAACACGATGGTGCCACGGCCATAATTACCCTGTTACATGAAAATGAAGGCGCTGTGCAAATTGGAACAAAAACCAAACAAGCCGGGATGGAGTGGCTATGGTTCCCGTTTTCGGCTTCCAAACCCAATGAACAATACGATACTACCAACGTTTTAAAGCTATTTAACCAATTGCAGTTGTTATTAAAAGGTGGCGGTAAAATATACATCCATTGCTCTGCCGGTATCCACCGCACAGGCATGATAACTTATGGCCTGCTGCGTTACATCGGGTATGATAAAAATGTAGCACTGCAAATGCTTACCAATTTAAGGGGCGTAACAGCCAACCAGGTGGGGGCCGACCGCCTGCTATGGGGAGATAAATACGCCACTAAAAAAGAGTAATGGTGTATTGCTAAAAGTTTTGCCCTATTTGGCCCAAAGCTTGTGTGGGGGAATGACGCAAGTGAGTTGTGATTGTTTTCATTTTTAACATTTAATGGATGAGCATAACGTATAAGTTTAACAGCGCCCCAGTTAAATTGAAACTCTTTTCTAAACAAGTCATAAATCATCTGCGCATTAGCGACCTACTATGTGTACACAAGGTAGATTAGTTGCCCTAAGGAGATGAATACGCAAATATTGGCACACCACGTCAACAGCGATAGTATTAAGTTGGCTACCAGCTAACGGTGTCTACCTTTCGTTTTACGATGATAGCTTCTGTATCGGCTTTGGTTTTATTCCCTTTAAGCAACTGTTTTTGCCGGGCAGCATCGCTATTAATCGCCTTTGAATTAACGTCCGTTCGGGGGTTAGATGTAGATAACGTGAAATTTACATGGGTATAGGTCGATCCTTGTGCAGGCCGCCTATAACTCACTGCGTATCCGCACTTATCTAACGATTGTTCACATTGCAAAATATCATTGCCGTCCAGTTCTTTACGATGGTCCAATGCAAATTTTGAATAAGAAACGGCACTGTCGCAATTCGCCCTTTTAAAGTAACATACTGCGATAAACCAGGCGGTTTTTGCATTTTTTTGCAGTTTAAATGACTGCTGAAATTTATCGGCACTTTCCTTGTATTTATTTTCCGAGTATAATTTAGCCCCGTCCTTAAAATACGTTTTGTAATCTGCTTCCTGGGCAAATAGCCGTGAAGAGCCTAAAATTAATAGTATAACGGTTACGGCTGGTTTCATAATTAATTTAATGAGTTGTTTACTTTCTTTTCAGAGTGGTAAGTGGTATCTATTTTACCGTTACTTTTTTTTTGAATTATCACAGCACCGCCATCCTCACTGGCAGGACTAACGCTTTTAGTATAATCAACCGATTTATCGACCTTGATGGCGTAACCGATAAGGAATGTGCCTAATAATACAAACAACAAGCCGGGCGACGAACTGGCGAGCCCCAGTTTCGTGCCCTTCATATCGGCAGTAAAGTTAAACTTGCCTGTAACGCCTGCCGAAATAAGTTTGTACCCCAAGCGTACAATTAAATAACCAAGCGTGAAACAGAATATTTTCAATAAAAAAAGCAGAATACCGGGCAGGAAAAGTTCCATAGTGAATAGGTTTTCACAAAAATATCATATTTTATTACATATCCTAAAATTTTTAATGAGGTGCAATTCAATTTGTTGCGGTAATTTATGCCCATAATTGAAACAAAACAGTAATGTTAACCATAGAAAAGAAAGATGATGCCCCAATGACACGACCGCCTTGAAAGGGTGACATATACCGGCGAGATGTTGAGTGTATAACTTAGGTTAGTCCACACACTATCCGGCTAAAACCGGCCCTTCTGGCGAGAGGCGCAT is drawn from Mucilaginibacter ginsenosidivorax and contains these coding sequences:
- a CDS encoding protein-tyrosine phosphatase family protein, producing MQDEIAHLLFLIQTGQKSKAEVVAVLNDIREDIKNDPSKGKELGPYIRLINDAIKPEPSSTGINWVLVDGGFLAIGHKPGGKISLDGLKHDGATAIITLLHENEGAVQIGTKTKQAGMEWLWFPFSASKPNEQYDTTNVLKLFNQLQLLLKGGGKIYIHCSAGIHRTGMITYGLLRYIGYDKNVALQMLTNLRGVTANQVGADRLLWGDKYATKKE